The region CATAAAAACGGGTAACATTTATTACAATATTAAAAAAACAATACTCATGAACTTATTTCATTAATTCTTAACAACATACTCCAACATGTCAATAAAATTATAACAACAACATAATCATCAATATTACAATAAAATACATTAGTTCAACAAGGTCTTTATGATCAACAAAATGatcaaaatccaaaaaaaaattataaaacaAACTAAAAAAATAATTTTCTTCTTTAGTTTTCACCAGTCTTAATTACTATACCATCATTCTTCAAATCATTAACATTGTTTGATAATGTAATCAATTTCTTTGAACGATAGGTCATCTTCTCATCActcaaattaaaaaaatatattattttcttCCTTATAATTGAACAATATAAAAAAAATTCCACTAAGTATTACTCATAAATTAGAGATGGAGAAGATGAAACCATTATGTAAAAAAATTGGACATGTGTGTTGGGGGAATTTTTTCCCTATGGAGTATTGAACATGATGTGACTTCCTTTTTTAGAGGAACATGTTTGGAATCATAACAGAATCACATTTCTTAATCACCGTGGGATTGGGAAACACTAGTGTTTGGTGAGATATGAGCTTTTGCATATGGTTGAACATGAACGGGAATGATAATCTGAGTACTAAGCTTCCAGTGTTCGATGACAAGAACTAGAATCGTTGGATGATTAAGATGCGTTTATTGTTTGACGCTCAAGATattcttgatctcgtcaatgacAATTACGTCTAGGTTGCACTTCCAGAAAATGCAACGGATGCACAGAGAAATGCTCAGCAAGATCTGAGAAAGAAGGATCATAAGGCATTGTTCGACATCCATCAGTATGTGGATGTGAATGTGTTTGAAAAAATCGTTGATTCGATAATGACGAAGGTTGTGTGGGACGCACTGGTTCAGTGAAGAAGGTAAAACTTCAGTCTCTACGTAAATAGTATGAGAATCTTagcatgaagaacaatgagaaggtacctgactacatctctagagtgattctgatcacaaatgagatgaagtcgtgtggagaaactctctccGAATAAAGTATCATTGAGAATgtacttagatctcttactcctcaaTTCGATTATATCATTatagcaattgaacattctaaggatctgagcaccatgagaatagAAGAGTTGCAAAGCAGTCTAGAGGTGCAAGAGTTGCGTATGATTGAAAGAACCTTTGAGAGAGAGGTAAAATAGGCTCAGAAAGCTTCTTTTTGTCAAGAAGGACCAGAAGCGGTCTTGGTTGGAGGCCAAGAAAAGACATGGTAGGTCTCAGGAGTCAAAAGCCTCTAATTTTGATGAGaaactgtaacaccccgattaaaataagagaattatttaattgagttaatagtattttattaatttaattaaataaagttgaattattggatgattattattattattattattattattatagatattatttattttaataataattaaataaataatataattggaatatgaagagtggaagggtaaaagtggaattgggtaaaagaggccaaaggagataactgaaggttttcattttcacgtattttgcctcagagtcagaaaagggagaagcgctgaagagagagagaaggaagaggaaaaggccaaagattgctcagagcttccttcaatccaaagaggtaaggggtctgaaccttattaaacaataatatgctgaaaatgaTGGAATATTGtatgaacgaaattgggattttaacCGAAGGAAATTCGTAagaattagatgcaatagtgttagaaattgtgagataaaatagggtatgattcgtgttaggtgatatgagtgattttgtgtgaaattggGACTGTGAACGGTTGAATTGGACAggttcgtagcagagaaaacccatagcagatctggaaaactggattctggtcatacgcgtatggcactaggcaatacgcgtatgggaggGCTTAGGAAAGggagttttggcgctggtacgcgccatacgcgtgtgatacgcgtatccctggatgtggtacgcgtatggggtatgtcatacgcgtatgagtgaaagagatggaattttgaacgtgaaatggtctctggtggtacgcgtatggggaagtgatacgcgtagcatacgcgtatgggaatggccaatacgcgtatggatttggccaagcgtgggcaatacgcgtatgagcatgggcaatacgcgtatgggcagacttgtggtcttttCTAGCTGTTGTGGTGCAGTTtcggttgtttaggctgagcaaggtaacttagctgatgcatagtatacgagggatcaattcccgttgcttgagtggtatagatattagtagagtgcgATAATACTatgtttgattatgtggcatgatgtgatatgctcttatgatagaatgtgttaatgatgatgataatatgactatatgatgctgttgttgctatgttgattatgatgaatgcttggtgtgcatgcattcatgaaaggccgatgcctagtgatgaacggactgagttccaatgatgttgttgactccgggcttgttgagaggcttggttccttgcggggaactcggattctatggtgatgaatctgggagtggtgatcctgtagtggtcacaaaatgggtataccgagtcgtgttgagtcatgcatgggtgtgtgcattgcatttgctgtgttgtgttgttgatgttcatgagtttatggattatgatgattatgatgaattgtgttggcatatgtgaaatatatttatgtttatatttctgtcgttatattattatttaataatgtagttctcaccccttctgcatgtgtttatgttcatctatgatgagcaatgtgcagataaagtggagtagctattgttgaggttcgaagaataagtgtagagttattctacagagtcaagtcaaatgctctggtcatgtgacaccggggattatgggattcgatagccAAATTATctttatttatgttgtttatgttGAATAATTGTTGAGATGTTTCGTTGAGATCATGTTGACacattattataataattatgttgttgtccgctgcgaatttttaaatcaaataaataatatgttttatgttgtgatgcgataagtgttatgttttaagaaatgtaaactcttctacatgttgtactctgataatcaatttaaatatgtcgtttggggtagaagggtgttacattagtggtatcagagcatggtcagtccagtcgagtcataatgggaggttttccctgttggtcgattagtgtaaatgacactgtcgatatttaacggttgtggttgtgttgtgcagagtatggctggagaaagcgaccgtgtgattgctgaggctttgactgctatggcacaggctatgcaggcgcagcagaatccgccggtcgacgagtttaggaatttgggaaggtttctgaagaataaccctcctacattcaaagggcgctatgatccagatggtgctcagatttggctgaaggaaattgagaagattttccgggtgatgacgtgtactgaagcacagaaggtgcagtttggtacgcatatgttatctgaagaggctgaaaactggtgggataacactcgtcagagaattgcagtaccaggtgctgagatgacttgggaaaggttcaagacggcctttctggagaaatattttcctgctgatgtgcgatgtaagaaggagatggaatttctagaactgaagcagggtaacatgtctgttgctgactacgcttcgaagtttgaagagctggtgcagtattgccctcactataataatgctgatgctgaggaatccaagtgtgtcaagtttgagaatgggttgcgtccagagatcaaacaaggcattggttaccaggagattcgtaggtttcctacactggttaataagtgcaggatatttgatgaagatagcaaggctaggactgctcattacaagagtcttagcgagaagaagaataaggatcgtggtagtccttatgcatctccaaatggcaaaggtaagcagaaagtggcagatgagaagaagccaagtgggggaggatcttccatagctggtaaatgtttcaagtgtggcgagccaggccaccgtgctgatagctgtaccaagaaagtgctgaggtgtttccgatgcggtcaggctggtcatagagttactgaatgtaaggatgctggtccgacatgttttaattgtggcgagaagggccatatcagttcgcagtgctcgaaaccgaagaaggcggctactgcagctcatactactggtagggtgtttgctctgagtgggactgaagctcctaaggaagataatctgattaaaggtacttgcttgattaataatgttgaattgcttgctattgttgacactggtgctactcattcgtttatttcgtatgagtgtgcggCCAGGATTGGTatgattatgtcgtccctaggcggaagtatggtgatagatactcctgctaatggttctgtgaaaacttctgttgtctgtcgaggttgtcaaTTGACGATCTTCGAGAAGGAGTTCGTGGTggatttggtgtgcttacccttgcaccaaattgatattatcctgggaatgaattggctaggattctatggcgtgttcatcgactgctataggaagacggtgcggttttctgaagttggtgagaatgatgaggcaagatttctatctgctaggcagaTAGGGGATTTGGTGAAAGgtgaagctcagatattcgctttatttgcgtctctgcaagcggataagaaagtggtgagtgtagatttgcctgttgtctgtgaatttcaggatgtgtttccggaggatgtaagtgatttacctccagaacgtgaagtcgaatttaccattgacttagtaccaggtactagtccggtgtcgatgtctccgtatagaatgtcggcaactgaattagttgaattgaagaagcaacttgaggaattgcttgagaagaagttcGTGCGTCCAAGTGTgtctccttggggtgcaccagtattgttagtgaagaagaaagaaggtacgatgaggttgtgtgtcgattatcggcagttgaataaggtgactatcaagaatcggtatccattgccgaggattgatgatttgatggaccagttggttggagctcatgttttcagtaaggttgatttgcggtcgggttatcatcagatcagagtgaagtcagatgatattgcgaagactgctttccgtacgaggtatggtcattatgaatacactgtgatgccgttcggtgtatctaatgctccaggtgtgtttatggaatatatgaatcgcatatttcatccgtaccttgatacttttgttgtggtgttcatagatgatatattgatatattctaagactgaagaagagcatgcaggacatctgagacttgtcttgcaggtgttaagagaaaagaagttatatgcaaagttatctaaatgtgagttctggttgaaggaagtgagtttccttggccatgtgatttcgagtggtggaatttccgttgatcctgctaaagttgatgccgtattacagtgggagactccgaagtctgctactgagatacgcagttttctggggttggctggttattatcgcagatttattgagggcttctctaagttggcattgccgttgacgcagttgactaagaagggtcaagtgtatgtgtgggatgcagcttgtgaagcgagttttgttgagttgaagaagcggttgaccagtgctccagtgttgatcttgcctaatcctggtgagtccttcgttgtttattgtgatgcttctttgatgggtcttggtggtgttttgatgcagaatggtaaagttgtagcttatgcttctagacagttgagggttcatgagaggaattatcctacgcatgatctagaacttgcagctgttgtatttgtgctgaaaatgtggaggcattatctgtatggttccagattcgaagtgttcagtgatcacaagagtctgaagtatctgtttgatcagaaagagttaaatatgaggcagagaaggtggttagaattactgaaggattttgactttgaattgagttatcatcccggtaaggctaatgtagttgcagatgcactgagtagaaagtctctacatatgtctatgatgatggttcgggaactcgagttaattgaacagttccgtgatatgagtttgggttgtgaagtttccgctgatagtgtaaagttgggtatgctgaagttgactagtggaattctggaagatattcggaatggtcagcaagttgatgtcgctctcgttgatcatattactatggttaaccagggtaatggtggtaattttgagattgatgagaatggcatcctgcgatttaaaggtagagtttgtgttcctgaggtgtctgaattgaaaaagagtattcttgaagagggccataggagtggattgagtatccatccaggtgcaactaaaatgtatcaagatttgaagaagttgttttggtgggctggtatgaaaagagatgttgctaagtttgtgtatgcctgtttgacctgtcagaagtcaaagatcgaacatcagaaaccggcaggtatgatgcaacctttgaagattcctgaatggaagtgggatagcatttccatggattttgtgacgggattgccgaggacggtgaaaggtaatgattctatttgggtgattgtggatcgattgactaagtcggcgcatttcttgccgatgaagattaatcactctttagagaagttggcagagttgtatattgaggagatagtgaggctgcatggtattccatccagtattgtgtctgatagagatcccagatttacttctagattttgggaaagtttgcagaaagcgttggggactaagttgaggttgagttcagcttatcatcctcagactgatggtcagactgaaagaactatccaatccttggaggatttgttgagagcttgtgtgttggagcagagtggctcttgggatagttatttgccgttggtggagtttacttataataatagttttcatgctagtatcggtatggctccatatgaagcattgtatggtaggaggtgtagaactccattgtgttggtatgaatcaggtgagagggttgtactcggacctgagattgtacagcagacgactgaaagggttaagatgattcaggagaaaatgaagatttctcagagtcgtcagaagagttatcatgataagaggagaaaggcacttgagttccaagagggagatcatgtgttcttgagagttactccgacgacaggtgtgggtagagctttaaagtctaaaaagcttactccgaggtttgtgggtccgtatcagattttgaagagggttggggaagtggcgtatcggatagctttaccgccgtcgctttctaatctgcatgatgtgtttcatgtatctcagttaagaaagtatattgcggatccttcgcatgttgttcagttggatgatatccaggtgagggataatttgaccgttgaggtgttgccaattcggatagatgaccgagaagagaagaccctgagaggtaagaagattgctctagtgcgagttgtttggggaggtccagctggtgagagcttgacttgggagcgtgaagatcagatgaaggagtcgtatccggctctatttgcttgaggtatgttttcgaggacgaaaacttctaaagtgggggagagttgtaacaccccgattaaaataagagaattatttaattgagttaatagtattttattaatttaattaaataaagttgaattattggatgattattattattattattattattatagatattatttattttaataataattaaataaataatataattggaatatgaagagtggaagggtaaaagtggaattgggtaaaagaggccaaaggagataactgaaggttttcattttcacgtattttgcctcagagtcagaaaagggagaagcgctgaagagagagagaaggaagaggaaaaggccaaagattgctcagagcttccttcaatccaaagaggtaaggggtctgaaccttattaaacaataatatgctgaaaatgaTGGAATATTGtatgaacgaaattgggattttaacCGAAGGAAATTCGTAagaattagatgcaatagtgttagaaattgtgagataaaatagggtatgattcgtgttaggtgatatgagtgattttgtgtgaaattggGACTGTGAACGGTTGAATTGGACAggttcgtagcagagaaaacccatagcagatctggaaaactggattctggtcatacgcgtatggcactaggcaatacgcgtatgggaggGCTTAGGAAAGggagttttggcgctggtacgcgccatacgcgtgtgatacgcgtatccctggatgtggtacgcgtatggggtatgtcatacgcgtatgagtgaaagagatggaattttgaacgtgaaatggtctctggtggtacgcgtatggggaagtgatacgcgtagcatacgcgtatgggaatggccaatacgcgtatggatttggccaagcgtgggcaatacgcgtatgagcatgggcaatacgcgtatgggcagacttgtggtcttttCTAGCTGTTGTGGTGCAGTTtcggttgtttaggctgagcaaggtaacttagctgatgcatagtatacgagggatcaattcccgttgcttgagtggtatagatattagtagagtgcgATAATACTatgtttgattatgtggcatgatgtgatatgctcttatgatagaatgtgttaatgatgatgataatatgactatatgatgctgttgttgctatgttgattatgatgaatgcttggtgtgcatgcattcatgaaaggccgatgcctagtgatgaacggactgagttccaatgatgttgttgactccgggcttgttgagaggcttggttccttgcggggaactcggattctatggtgatgaatctgggagtggtgatcctgtagtggtcacaaaatgggtataccgagtcgtgttgagtcatgcatgggtgtgtgcattgcatttgctgtgttgtgttgttgatgttcatgagtttatggattatgatgattatgatgaattgtgttggcatatgtgaaatatatttatgtttatatttctgtcgttatattattatttaataatgtagttctcaccccttctgcatgtgtttatgttcatctatgatgagcaatgtgcagataaagtggagtagctattgttgaggttcgaagaataagtgtagagttattctacagagtcaagtcaaatgctctggtcatgtgacaccggggattatgggattcgatagccAAATTATctttatttatgttgtttatgttGAATAATTGTTGAGATGTTTCGTTGAGATCATGTTGACacattattataataattatgttgttgtccgctgcgaatttttaaatcaaataaataatatgttttatgttgtgatgcgataagtgttatgttttaagaaatgtaaactcttctacatgttgtactctgataatcaatttaaatatgtcgtttggggtagaagggtgttacagaaaCCACATTAGAAGGGAAAGGAGAAACTTTACAAGAGAATGGTTCAATGCTACTGTTGTAATATGTTTGACCACTTTGCTAAGGATTATTGATCAAACAAGGATAAGAagtcagaagaagcaaatataaCCAGATGAGATTATGATGATGAACATGTGTAATTGATGGCTTATGaatctgatgatgatgatgaacctGTACGATTGACGATTTCTAATTTTGAAGGAGACTCTGAATATGAGTATGACTCTTAATCTGAAGTCGAGTTTGATTCTTAATATGATTCAGAAGCAGAAGATGAGTTAGAATCTGAAGGTTCTGAAGAAATGTTAAAATCTGAGGGTTCTGAAGATGAGTTAAAGTTAGAAGATGACTCTGAAGCTGGAGATGGAGCTTATGAAGGTGGAGCCTCTGAAGGTGGTCTAACTTCTGAGGGTGATAAAGCATCTGATACTGTTCCATAATCAGAAGGAgattctgaacaagttcagaggccacaaagaatcagaTAAATTTTAATAAGATTTTCAGAGTTTGACATGGTGCAAGATATTGAAGTAGACTCTGAGGGAGAAGTCATTCAGTGTTTCATGTTAGTAGACTATGAAACACTGAGAATTGAAAAAGCTCTCAAGAAGAGAGTGtggttgaaggccatgaaagaagaacttgagcTTCTGAAAAGATTTGAACTGCTGAATTGTAAGGTTGTTGTCACACCACTAAAAACAAATCACAAAttggattctgattctgaaggtgatGTTGTAGATGTCACAACTTTCAAGAAATTGGTTGGTTTTCTGAGGTATCTGTGTAATACTAGACATGACATTTGTTATGCAGTTAGAATGGTAAGTAGGTTCATGAGTAAGCCAAAGTGATCTCATTACCAAGCTAttgtcaggattctgaggtatattaAGGGGACTCTGAAGTGTGGAGTTTTGTTCCCTTATGGAGAAATGACTAGTCCAAATATGATGTGTTACTCAgactctgattggtgtggagacaggTTTGACAGAAAAAGTGCTTATAGATATTTGTTTAAATATCTTGGAGGTtctatttcttggtgttccaagaagcaaccagttgttgctttgtcaacctgtgaagcATATTATATTGCAGGTATTGTGGTTGCATATCAAGTTGTTTGGCTTCTGAATTTACTGCAGGATCTGGAGATCAAGGTAAACAAAACTCTAGAGTTGATGATTTataacaagtctgcaatcaatcttgccaaaAACCCAGTGTTGAATGGGAGAAGCAATcatattgagactaagtatcaTTTTATGAGAAATTAGATTTAGAATGGAGTGCTATAAGTTATGCATTGTAGCACCCAAGAGCAGCTGAtagatgttctgacgaaagcgaTCAAGGCTAATCAATTTCTCCACTTAAGGTATGGAATTGGTGTTATTAATTTTGATTAGTTAAAATTCCTTAATTATGGGTTGATGTTGAAGGGTAATTCAATATTTTAGTATTTTGCCTATGTGGCATTATTATTTTTGTACATATAATACTGTAGTTGTCAAAATTTGTATTCACTGAGTGGAACTTCAAATGTCGAAGTAAGGTATGGTGctacatcaaagaaagtatgCCAAAGAGATACTTAAGAGATTCTGGATAGATGATTCGACAACTGCATCTTCGCATGTTAAACCAAATTTAATGTTGGAGAAGCATGGAGAGGAAGACAAAGTCGATGTtactttgttcaaacaaattgtTTGATCTCTGAGATATATGTGCAACAGTCGACCGAATATAGATTTCTCAATCATATTAGTAAGTAGATACATGAGTAAACCAAGGGTGTTACACATGAAGGTTGCAAGAAGAATCctgagatacttaaaaggatcgaCAAACTACATAGTTCTATTTTGAAGAGACTCTGAAATCAAAGAAACTATTGTTACTTGCTATTCATatgttgattggtgtggagataaggaagatAGAAGAAGTAGAACTGgttatttctttcaagtatttggtgccccaatctcatggtgctcgagaaagcTACCTGTGGTGGCATTGTCATCGTGtgaggctgaatatatagcaTAATCATATGCTGCATATCAAGCAATTTGGATCAGATATGTGCTTGAAGATATTAAGGTCAAAATGAAGAAACCTCTAGTCTTTGGTGGAGGGTTGAGGTTACCACACCATCCGAGTGTATCCATGGTCGTCCTAGGAGACAATTATAGGCATGCTATATGTCCATTAAATAAAATGTAATGAAGAAGATATGAGGCCCAATCTTCATAGGAATGTCAACCTCTCCCACCACTGATTGTCTCGAGCCATCAAAGGATCTCACTATCAGTGAGCTCGACTTCATCATCAATCCTTTAATAGTCAGCTTGGATAGCGAGTTCTTAGGTGGAACATTCAACGACGAGTCAGTATCCATCAACACTCTGGATAAAATTGTATCTACACATTCAATTGAGTTGTACAATGCCTTGTTGTGGTTCCTACCCTCAGGTGGGAGTTCGTCATCGTTAAAATCCAAAGagctaattgaagaaatattgGCCACCACTGCATCAAATTGGTTCATTGATATCTCTTAAGGGACATATGACTCCCTTAAGAACTTCATAAGTGCCTCCCTGTGGGCCTCATAACTCATTAGCAATGCTAACATGGAAATCTTTGAAGGTGTTTGGTTGAGTTGATCCACCACCTTGTAATCACTCATTTTTATGAGGCGAAGGAATTCCTCAACTTCGTCACTAGGAGTTGCTTTCTGAGCTACATTCTGCCCTTGGTCCTCATTCACCACTTATTTACCCTAGGCCTTGTTCGAAGATCCATTGTTGTTATTGTCCGGGGAGGCACTGGTGCAAATACCCTACCACTTCGGGTTACACCGACTGCTCCAGCAATGTTAACACTAGCTTCTCGGGACTCCACCGGTTCATCCTCTACTTTTTGTCCATAAATATAAACCGTAGAGTCATAATTCCACGAAGCTGCCTTCATCCTCCCGAAGGGGAATGAAGTTGGTACAATAATTACAAGCGGTGTACCTGAATATGCTTTTGCCGGTATCGAAATCGGATCGTAAGGAATCTCAAAAGGCACATGAGTCAAATCATAAGGGATCTCAATAGTATCCACTTCTTCCATAATAGACAATTGTTCTACTAACATAACCCAATGGTTCATCAATCTCTAAACATCAACCTTCATATTTAAATAGACTTGAGGATTCATCAACTAGTCTTCACAATCCATATCACAACCAGGGAATACCTTATTCATCAATAATTGCTCCTTCACAGTAGCCAACAGAGTTTTTATATTGTCTACACTGGACATCATATTTTTACCTCCATATTCTTCTAACATACTGACAGAAGGGTCAGCATGAGGTGGCATATGATTGTTGTTTATGTTGGGATCATTAGGTCTGAACGTAATGGCCTTAGCGTCAAACAAATCCTGCACCTTGTGTTTAAAGGCCTTGCAATTCTCAATCTTATGATCGGGTACCCTTGAGTGGAACTCACAATGAGCATTGACATGATATCCGAGAGGAATAACAATTGGAGGCTTCAACTCCCTCAACTGTACCAAAGACCCCTTAAGCAGATATGGAAGTAAACTACCTTAGGTTATAGGGATGAGATCAAACTTCCTCTCATgcctcctctgcctttgttaGCCTATATGataatattgttgttgttattgacgAGCGTATGGTTGCTGGTGCGGAGCTGGCTGCTGATCGGCATTATGCTCTACAAGGATGGTATGGGTTCATTGTTGATATGGATTAGGTGCCACGACAACTACTTACTGATAAAGCGCCTGATATGCTTTACCTTTTTCCTTAGAGACTGATGCATTATTGGTTTCTCCCTCCTTTTTCTTAGCAAAACCAGAATACAGTTTCTTGGCCCCATTAGACGGACCAACATCACTATGAACTTTACCATTTTTTAGACAACTCTCGATC is a window of Lathyrus oleraceus cultivar Zhongwan6 chromosome 6, CAAS_Psat_ZW6_1.0, whole genome shotgun sequence DNA encoding:
- the LOC127091451 gene encoding uncharacterized mitochondrial protein AtMg00810-like; amino-acid sequence: MVQDIEVDSEGEVIQCFMLVDYETLRIEKALKKRVWLKAMKEELELLKRFELLNCKVVVTPLKTNHKLDSDSEGDVVDVTTFKKLVGFLRYLCNTRHDICYAVRMDLEIKVNKTLELMIYNKSAINLAKNPVLNGRSNHIETKYHFMRN